One part of the Paraburkholderia flagellata genome encodes these proteins:
- a CDS encoding DesA family fatty acid desaturase, whose translation MLNSLLDFLAHGVLHFSWWQIVLFAAVATHITIIGVTVYLHRCQAHRALDLHPIASHFFRFWLWMTTGMLTGQWAAIHRKHHAKCETEEDPHSPQTRGIWKVLLEGAELYRAEAKNEETLRRFSHGTPNDWMERNVYTRYPILGVSIMMVIDVALFGAVGLTVWAVQMAWIPFWAAGVVNGLGHFWGYRNFNSSDASTNLLPIGIIIGGEELHNNHHTFATSAKLSNKWYEFDIGWMYIRIMQAVGLAKVKKVAPTPRLTKGKLVPDHETLQAVLSNRYEVMARYAKTVKQAYRQELAHLKEVGEREKYKVMRGARKWFDKEEACLNEPQKRQLPQIFASSQKLRTYIELRNELAAIWERSSASREQLLTQLQDWCHRAEQSGIKALQEFASRLRRYA comes from the coding sequence TTGTTGAACTCCCTGCTTGATTTCCTCGCCCACGGCGTGCTCCATTTCTCGTGGTGGCAGATCGTGCTGTTCGCGGCGGTGGCCACCCACATCACGATTATCGGCGTGACGGTGTACCTGCACCGCTGCCAGGCGCACCGTGCGCTGGACCTGCACCCCATCGCGAGCCACTTCTTCCGTTTCTGGCTGTGGATGACCACGGGCATGCTCACGGGCCAGTGGGCGGCGATCCACCGCAAGCACCACGCCAAGTGCGAAACGGAAGAAGATCCGCACAGCCCGCAAACGCGCGGCATCTGGAAGGTGCTGCTCGAAGGCGCTGAGCTCTATCGCGCCGAAGCGAAGAACGAAGAAACGCTGCGCCGCTTCAGTCACGGCACGCCCAACGACTGGATGGAGCGCAACGTCTACACGCGCTATCCCATTCTCGGCGTGAGCATCATGATGGTGATCGACGTCGCGCTGTTTGGCGCGGTCGGCCTTACCGTCTGGGCCGTGCAAATGGCGTGGATCCCGTTCTGGGCGGCTGGCGTCGTGAATGGCCTCGGTCACTTCTGGGGCTACCGCAACTTCAATTCGTCTGACGCAAGCACGAACCTTCTTCCGATCGGCATCATCATCGGCGGCGAGGAACTGCACAACAACCACCACACGTTCGCGACTTCCGCGAAGCTCTCGAACAAGTGGTACGAGTTCGATATCGGCTGGATGTACATCCGCATCATGCAGGCGGTGGGTCTTGCCAAGGTGAAGAAGGTCGCGCCCACGCCGCGCCTGACCAAGGGCAAGCTGGTGCCCGATCACGAAACGCTGCAGGCCGTGCTGTCCAATCGCTATGAAGTGATGGCGCGTTACGCCAAGACCGTGAAGCAGGCATACCGCCAGGAACTCGCGCACCTCAAGGAAGTGGGCGAGCGCGAGAAGTACAAGGTCATGCGCGGCGCGCGCAAGTGGTTCGACAAGGAAGAAGCCTGCCTGAACGAGCCGCAGAAGCGCCAGCTTCCGCAAATTTTTGCGAGCAGCCAGAAGCTGCGCACGTACATCGAACTGCGCAACGAACTGGCCGCGATCTGGGAACGTTCGAGCGCCTCGCGCGAACAACTGCTGACGCAGCTGCAGGATTGGTGCCATCGCGCCGAACAAAGCGGCATCAAGGCGCTGCAGGAATTCGCGTCGCGCCTGCGCCGTTACGCCTGA
- a CDS encoding RsmB/NOP family class I SAM-dependent RNA methyltransferase, with product MRLHGFLIGQTETLLADVLKFTGPADAVTSRFFREHPKLGHAERGVIAEAVFAVLRRRMEFAHLAESGTGSPTRRLTLLGLMATAGRSAIRPFVSDAEATWLEHVSKIDPASLPQRVQLNLPEWIMKALETRFEPAELAQLAAALNYPAPLDLRANPIKANRDELIRSLSESGIEGGETPFAPFGVRVTGKPALAKLDSFKNGWFEVQDEGSQLLCTLLAPRRGEMVVDFCAGAGGKTLALGAMMRSTGRLYAFDVSDRRLAKLKPRLARSGLSNVNPVLIDSEHDAKIKRLVGKIDRVLVDAPCSGLGTLRRNPDLKWRQSPESIAELAPKQLSILTSAARLLKRGGRLVYATCSILEAENEAVVKQFLEAHPDFVLVSARDVLAEQRVGLDTGDYLALWPHRHATDGFFAAVLERRGEATPRTKAAGAQTTPEESAAVRQASDAIAKAQGSEAAEPDAALE from the coding sequence ATGAGACTGCATGGATTTCTGATTGGACAGACCGAAACGTTGCTCGCCGACGTCCTCAAATTCACGGGCCCCGCGGATGCGGTGACTAGCCGCTTCTTCCGCGAGCATCCGAAGCTCGGCCACGCCGAGCGCGGTGTGATCGCCGAAGCCGTGTTCGCCGTGCTGCGCCGGCGCATGGAGTTCGCGCACCTGGCCGAAAGCGGCACGGGCAGCCCGACGCGCCGCCTCACGCTGCTCGGTCTCATGGCGACGGCGGGCCGCTCGGCGATCCGGCCGTTCGTTTCCGACGCCGAGGCCACGTGGCTCGAGCATGTTTCGAAGATCGACCCGGCGAGCCTGCCGCAGCGCGTGCAGCTGAATCTGCCGGAATGGATCATGAAGGCGCTGGAAACGCGCTTCGAGCCCGCCGAACTCGCGCAGCTGGCCGCCGCGCTGAACTACCCGGCGCCGTTGGATTTACGTGCCAATCCCATCAAGGCGAACCGCGACGAACTGATTCGCTCGCTGTCCGAGTCGGGCATCGAAGGCGGCGAAACGCCGTTCGCGCCCTTTGGCGTGCGCGTGACGGGCAAGCCTGCGCTCGCGAAGCTCGATTCGTTCAAGAACGGCTGGTTCGAGGTGCAGGACGAGGGCAGCCAGTTGCTGTGCACGCTCCTCGCTCCGCGCCGCGGCGAGATGGTCGTGGACTTCTGCGCGGGCGCGGGCGGCAAGACGCTGGCACTCGGGGCAATGATGCGCTCGACGGGCCGACTCTACGCCTTCGACGTGTCCGACCGGCGACTCGCCAAGCTCAAGCCGCGCCTCGCGCGCAGCGGCCTTTCGAACGTCAATCCGGTGCTGATCGACAGCGAGCATGACGCCAAGATCAAGCGGCTTGTCGGCAAGATCGACCGCGTGCTCGTGGACGCGCCGTGCTCGGGCCTCGGCACGCTGCGCCGCAACCCCGACCTCAAGTGGCGGCAGTCGCCGGAGTCGATCGCCGAACTCGCGCCCAAGCAACTGTCGATTCTCACGAGCGCGGCGCGCCTGCTCAAGCGAGGCGGCCGTCTCGTCTACGCGACCTGCAGCATTCTCGAAGCCGAGAACGAAGCGGTCGTCAAGCAGTTCCTCGAGGCGCACCCCGATTTCGTGCTGGTGAGTGCGCGCGATGTGCTGGCCGAGCAGCGCGTGGGCCTCGACACGGGCGACTACCTCGCGCTGTGGCCACACCGCCACGCCACCGACGGCTTCTTTGCCGCCGTGCTGGAGCGTCGCGGCGAAGCCACGCCCAGGACGAAGGCGGCCGGCGCGCAGACCACGCCCGAAGAATCCGCGGCGGTGCGGCAGGCGTCCGATGCGATCGCAAAGGCGCAGGGAAGCGAAGCCGCCGAGCCGGACGCCGCGTTGGAATAA
- the purN gene encoding phosphoribosylglycinamide formyltransferase, translated as MKNLVILISGRGSNMEAIVRACAQEAWGARIAAVIANRPDAAGLAFAASNGIATAVVDHRQFPDRASFDAALAQVIDGYAPDLVVLAGFMRVLTESFVGHYSGRMLNIHPSLLPMFPGLKTHQQALDAGCRVHGATVHFVTPTLDHGPIVAQSVVPVRAGDDAAALAARVLKTEHVMYPRAVRWFVEGRLALDGERVTLTPAEPQWLFFDDSQAAGEGA; from the coding sequence ATGAAAAATCTCGTTATCCTGATTTCGGGGCGGGGCAGCAACATGGAAGCCATCGTGCGCGCTTGCGCGCAGGAGGCTTGGGGCGCGCGCATTGCCGCCGTGATTGCCAACCGTCCTGACGCCGCGGGCCTCGCGTTCGCGGCTTCGAACGGCATTGCCACGGCGGTGGTCGATCACCGCCAGTTTCCCGATCGCGCCAGCTTCGACGCGGCGCTCGCTCAAGTCATCGACGGCTATGCGCCGGACCTCGTCGTGCTGGCGGGCTTCATGCGCGTGCTGACCGAATCGTTCGTCGGCCATTATTCGGGTCGGATGCTTAACATCCATCCTTCGTTGCTGCCGATGTTTCCGGGCCTCAAGACCCACCAGCAGGCGCTCGACGCGGGCTGCCGCGTGCACGGCGCGACGGTGCACTTTGTCACGCCTACGCTGGATCATGGTCCGATCGTCGCGCAGTCGGTGGTTCCGGTGCGCGCGGGCGACGACGCTGCGGCGCTCGCCGCGCGTGTGCTCAAAACTGAACATGTGATGTATCCGCGTGCGGTGCGCTGGTTCGTCGAAGGGCGCCTCGCGCTCGACGGCGAGCGCGTGACGCTTACGCCGGCCGAGCCACAGTGGCTCTTCTTTGACGACTCGCAAGCCGCCGGGGAGGGCGCATGA
- a CDS encoding bifunctional riboflavin kinase/FAD synthetase translates to MRVFRGLPNAESRAPCALTIGNFDGVHRGHQALLARVRAAADARGLPVCVMTFEPHPREFFNPASAPPRIAMLRDKLEALRENGVDRVVVEHFNHTFASQSPEAFVERIIVGGLHARWMMIGDDFRYGAKRAGDFASLQAAGAQHGFEVEQMATVADPSGVRISSSAVRAQLHAGDLDAARASLGRGYHISAHVTHGLKLGRDLGFPTMNLLIGHKRPALKGIFVVMVHGMADRPLPGVASLGLRPTVDDSGRVLLEVHLLDWHGDAYGKLVRVEFLKKLRDEEKFPDLETLTAAIARDVTNTRAWFAAAGADVAGGASTGFATSATDRIR, encoded by the coding sequence GTGAGAGTCTTCCGCGGTCTTCCCAATGCCGAAAGCCGCGCGCCCTGCGCGCTGACCATCGGCAATTTCGACGGTGTCCACCGCGGGCATCAGGCATTGCTCGCGCGCGTGCGCGCGGCTGCCGACGCGCGCGGCCTGCCCGTCTGCGTGATGACCTTCGAGCCGCATCCGCGCGAGTTCTTCAACCCGGCGAGCGCCCCGCCGCGCATCGCCATGCTGCGCGACAAGCTCGAGGCGCTGCGCGAAAACGGCGTGGACCGGGTCGTGGTCGAGCATTTCAACCACACGTTCGCAAGCCAGTCGCCCGAGGCGTTCGTCGAGCGCATCATCGTGGGCGGCCTGCACGCGCGCTGGATGATGATCGGCGACGACTTCCGCTATGGCGCCAAGCGCGCGGGCGACTTCGCCTCGCTGCAGGCTGCGGGCGCCCAGCACGGCTTCGAAGTCGAACAGATGGCGACGGTGGCCGACCCCTCGGGCGTGCGCATTTCCAGCTCCGCCGTTCGCGCTCAACTGCACGCGGGCGACCTCGACGCCGCGCGCGCCTCGCTTGGCCGCGGCTATCACATCAGCGCGCACGTCACGCATGGCCTGAAGCTCGGCCGCGACCTTGGCTTCCCCACGATGAACCTGCTGATCGGCCACAAGCGGCCGGCGCTCAAGGGCATCTTCGTCGTGATGGTGCATGGCATGGCCGATCGCCCGCTGCCAGGCGTCGCGAGCCTCGGCCTGCGCCCGACCGTGGACGACTCGGGCCGCGTGCTGCTTGAAGTGCATCTGCTCGACTGGCACGGCGACGCCTACGGCAAGCTCGTGCGCGTCGAGTTCCTCAAGAAGCTGCGCGACGAGGAGAAGTTTCCCGACCTCGAAACGCTCACCGCCGCGATCGCCCGCGACGTGACGAACACCCGCGCGTGGTTCGCCGCCGCGGGCGCCGACGTGGCCGGCGGCGCATCCACCGGCTTCGCCACCTCGGCCACCGACCGAATTAGGTGA
- the ileS gene encoding isoleucine--tRNA ligase, translating to MSDKKASSGKPQKSESKYPVNLLDTPFPMRGDLPKREPQWVKEWEENQVYEKIRAASKGRKKFILHDGPPYANGDIHLGHAVNKILKDMIVKARNLAGFDAVYVPGWDCHGMPIEIQIEKQFGKSLPAQEVMQKAREYAAGQIETQKKGFKRLGVLGDWNNPYKTMNFANEAGEIRALAKIIEKGYVFRGLKPVNWCFDCGSALAEAEVEYKDKTDPTIDVLFPFAQPAETAAAFGLPALPREEGGIVIWTTTPWTIPSNQALNVHPEIDYALVDTQRGLLILAVERVEACMKEFGLDGKIVATTKGEKLSLLRFNHPLASAHPGYKRTSPIYLGDYVTTDTGTGIVHSAPAYGVEDFVSCKAHNMADSDIISPVMGDGRYVESLPLFGGLSIWAANPKIVDALDAAGTLLRSEKYLHSYMHCWRHKTPIIYRATSQWFAGMDVTPKDGGKTLRETALEGIEATAFYPSWGKQRLYSMIANRPDWTLSRQRQWGVPMAFFVHKETGELHPRTLELLEEVAGRVEKAGIEAWQTLDPRELIGDDANMYEKNRDTLDVWFDSGTTHWHVLRGSHKDDLQFPADLYLEGSDQHRGWFHSSLLTASMLDGRPPYNALLTHGFTVDGEGRKMSKSLGNGVDPHEVANRLGAEIIRLWIASTDYSGELAISEEILKRVTEGYRRIRNTLRFLLSNLSDFDFEKHALPASEWLEIDRYAVALTHTLQNDVLAHYDRYEFHPVVAKLQTFCSEDLGGFYLDVLKDRLYTSAADSKARRGAQTALHHITHSLLRILAPFLSFTAEEAWKVFQPQSETIFTETFHAFPDVESAPELIAKWTLLREVRGNVTKALEEARVANQIGSSLQAEVRILASGARYDALTSLGDDLKFVLITSAAEVVKVESEAEEGVEVVTSKYLKCERCWHYREDVGANAEHPGLCGRCVVNLFGDGEKRSAA from the coding sequence ATGAGCGATAAAAAAGCATCCTCCGGCAAGCCGCAGAAGTCCGAATCGAAGTACCCCGTCAACCTGCTCGACACTCCGTTCCCGATGCGCGGCGACCTGCCCAAACGCGAGCCGCAATGGGTCAAGGAATGGGAAGAGAACCAGGTCTACGAGAAGATCCGCGCGGCCTCGAAGGGCCGCAAGAAGTTCATCCTGCACGACGGGCCGCCGTATGCGAACGGCGACATCCACCTCGGCCACGCGGTGAACAAGATCCTCAAGGACATGATCGTCAAGGCGCGCAACCTTGCGGGCTTCGACGCGGTCTACGTGCCGGGCTGGGACTGCCACGGCATGCCGATCGAAATCCAGATCGAAAAGCAGTTCGGCAAGTCGCTGCCCGCCCAGGAAGTGATGCAGAAGGCGCGCGAGTACGCGGCCGGCCAGATCGAGACGCAGAAGAAGGGCTTCAAGCGCCTGGGCGTGCTCGGCGACTGGAACAACCCGTACAAGACGATGAACTTCGCGAACGAGGCCGGCGAGATCCGCGCACTCGCGAAGATCATCGAGAAGGGCTATGTGTTCCGCGGCCTGAAGCCCGTGAACTGGTGCTTCGACTGCGGCTCGGCGCTCGCTGAAGCCGAAGTCGAGTACAAGGACAAGACCGACCCGACCATCGACGTGCTGTTCCCGTTCGCGCAGCCGGCTGAAACGGCGGCCGCGTTCGGCCTCCCCGCCCTGCCGCGCGAGGAAGGCGGCATCGTGATCTGGACCACCACGCCCTGGACGATCCCGTCGAACCAGGCGCTGAACGTACACCCGGAAATCGACTACGCGCTCGTCGACACGCAACGCGGCCTGCTGATTCTCGCCGTCGAGCGCGTGGAAGCGTGCATGAAGGAATTCGGTCTCGACGGCAAGATCGTCGCCACGACGAAGGGCGAAAAGCTCAGCCTGCTGCGCTTCAATCACCCGCTCGCGTCTGCGCATCCGGGCTACAAGCGCACCTCGCCGATCTATCTGGGCGACTACGTCACGACCGACACCGGCACGGGCATCGTGCACTCGGCGCCCGCCTACGGCGTGGAAGACTTCGTGTCGTGCAAGGCGCACAACATGGCGGACTCCGACATCATCAGCCCGGTGATGGGCGATGGCCGTTACGTCGAATCGCTGCCGCTGTTCGGCGGCCTGTCGATCTGGGCGGCGAACCCGAAGATCGTCGACGCGCTCGACGCCGCCGGCACGCTCTTGCGCAGCGAAAAGTACCTGCACAGCTACATGCACTGCTGGCGCCACAAGACGCCCATCATCTATCGCGCCACCTCGCAGTGGTTCGCGGGCATGGATGTCACGCCGAAGGACGGCGGCAAGACGCTGCGCGAAACCGCGCTCGAAGGCATCGAGGCAACCGCGTTCTACCCTTCGTGGGGCAAGCAGCGCCTGTATTCGATGATCGCCAACCGCCCGGACTGGACGCTCTCGCGCCAGCGCCAATGGGGCGTGCCGATGGCGTTCTTCGTGCACAAGGAAACCGGCGAGTTGCATCCGCGCACGCTGGAGCTGCTGGAAGAAGTCGCCGGGCGCGTGGAGAAGGCCGGCATCGAAGCGTGGCAGACGCTCGACCCGCGCGAGCTGATCGGCGACGACGCCAACATGTACGAGAAGAACCGCGACACGCTCGACGTGTGGTTCGACTCGGGCACGACGCACTGGCATGTGCTGCGCGGCTCGCACAAGGACGACCTGCAATTCCCGGCTGATCTGTACCTGGAAGGCTCGGACCAGCACCGCGGCTGGTTCCATTCGTCGCTGCTCACGGCCTCGATGCTTGACGGCCGCCCGCCGTACAACGCCCTGCTCACGCACGGCTTCACCGTCGACGGCGAAGGCCGCAAGATGTCGAAGTCGCTCGGCAACGGCGTCGATCCGCATGAAGTGGCGAACCGCCTTGGCGCCGAAATCATCCGTCTGTGGATCGCCTCGACCGACTACTCGGGCGAACTGGCCATCTCGGAGGAAATCCTCAAGCGCGTGACGGAAGGCTATCGCCGTATTCGCAACACGCTGCGCTTCCTGCTCTCGAACCTGTCGGACTTCGACTTCGAGAAGCACGCGCTGCCCGCAAGCGAATGGCTCGAGATCGACCGTTATGCCGTCGCGCTCACACACACGCTGCAAAACGATGTGCTCGCGCACTACGACCGCTACGAGTTCCACCCGGTGGTGGCCAAGCTCCAGACGTTCTGCTCGGAAGACCTGGGCGGCTTCTACCTCGACGTGCTGAAGGACCGCCTGTACACGAGCGCAGCGGACTCGAAGGCCCGCCGCGGCGCGCAGACGGCCCTGCACCACATCACGCACAGCCTGCTGCGCATCCTCGCGCCGTTCCTTTCGTTCACGGCCGAAGAAGCGTGGAAGGTGTTCCAGCCGCAAAGCGAAACCATCTTCACCGAAACTTTCCACGCCTTCCCGGACGTCGAAAGCGCGCCGGAGCTGATCGCCAAGTGGACGCTGCTGCGCGAAGTGCGCGGCAACGTGACGAAGGCGCTCGAAGAGGCGCGTGTGGCGAACCAGATCGGCTCGTCGCTGCAGGCCGAAGTGCGCATCCTCGCGAGCGGCGCGCGCTACGACGCCCTCACGTCGCTCGGCGACGACCTCAAGTTCGTGCTCATCACCTCGGCGGCGGAAGTCGTGAAGGTGGAAAGCGAAGCGGAGGAAGGTGTCGAAGTGGTCACCTCGAAGTACCTCAAGTGCGAGCGCTGCTGGCACTACCGCGAGGACGTGGGCGCGAACGCCGAGCATCCGGGCCTGTGCGGCCGTTGCGTCGTGAATCTGTTCGGCGACGGTGAGAAACGGAGCGCGGCATAA
- the lspA gene encoding signal peptidase II, which translates to MAKTLSKQTRSNGAGGTLAPWLGVAVIVILADQLTKIAINKVFSYGEGRVITPFFNLVLVYNKGAAFSFLSAAGGWQRWAFTALGVVAALVICYLLKRHATQKLFCTALALIMGGALGNVIDRLLYGHVIDFLDFHVGGWHWPAFNLADSAITVGAVLLVFDELRRVRGAR; encoded by the coding sequence ATGGCAAAAACGCTGTCGAAGCAAACCAGGTCGAACGGCGCAGGCGGCACGCTCGCGCCGTGGCTGGGGGTCGCGGTCATCGTGATCCTCGCCGATCAGCTGACGAAAATCGCCATCAACAAGGTGTTCAGCTACGGCGAAGGCCGCGTGATCACGCCGTTCTTCAACCTCGTGCTGGTCTATAACAAGGGGGCGGCGTTCAGCTTCCTGTCCGCTGCGGGCGGCTGGCAACGCTGGGCGTTCACCGCGCTCGGCGTGGTGGCGGCGCTCGTGATCTGCTATCTGCTCAAGCGCCACGCCACGCAGAAGCTCTTCTGCACGGCGCTCGCGCTCATCATGGGCGGCGCGCTCGGCAACGTGATCGACCGCCTGCTCTACGGCCACGTGATCGACTTTCTCGACTTCCACGTGGGCGGCTGGCACTGGCCGGCGTTCAACCTGGCCGACAGCGCGATCACCGTCGGCGCGGTGCTGCTGGTGTTCGACGAATTGCGGCGCGTGCGCGGCGCGCGCTGA
- the coaBC gene encoding bifunctional phosphopantothenoylcysteine decarboxylase/phosphopantothenate--cysteine ligase CoaBC: protein MNTSAANPGELAGRHLVLGMTGGIACYKIAELTRLLTKAGATVQIVMTEAATQFITPVTMQALSGRTVYTSQWDARVPNNMAHIDLSREADAIVIAPASTDFLAKLAHGFADDLLSTLCVARDCPLLVVPAMNRQMWQNPATQRNVAQLRADGIETLGPDSGPQACGEIGDGRMLEPEAVYEAIVSFFAPKVLAGRKLLITAGPTFEPLDPVRGITNRSSGKMGFALARAAQQAGAEVHLVAGPVGLATPWGVYREDVQTAQQMYDAVMRAATGSDVFIGVAAVADWRVDHVAEHKIKKTAEHRMPTFTFVENPDILASVAALPNPPYCVGFAAESGDLDVHGEEKRARKKVPLLIGNLGPLTFGQDDNEVVLFEAAGRTPLPRAAKQALAQTLVAEIARRLPDQSIIS, encoded by the coding sequence TTGAACACGTCCGCTGCAAACCCAGGCGAACTTGCCGGCCGCCACCTCGTGCTCGGCATGACGGGCGGCATTGCCTGCTACAAGATCGCTGAACTCACGCGCCTCTTGACCAAGGCAGGCGCGACCGTGCAGATCGTGATGACCGAGGCGGCCACGCAGTTCATCACGCCCGTCACGATGCAGGCGCTCTCGGGGCGCACCGTCTACACGAGCCAGTGGGACGCACGCGTGCCCAATAACATGGCGCACATCGACCTCTCGCGCGAGGCCGACGCCATCGTCATCGCGCCCGCCTCGACCGATTTCCTCGCCAAGCTCGCCCACGGTTTCGCCGACGACCTGCTCTCCACGCTGTGCGTGGCGCGCGACTGCCCGCTGCTGGTCGTGCCCGCGATGAACCGGCAGATGTGGCAAAACCCGGCCACGCAGCGCAACGTCGCGCAACTGCGCGCGGACGGCATCGAGACGCTCGGCCCCGATTCCGGCCCGCAGGCCTGCGGCGAGATCGGCGACGGACGCATGCTCGAACCCGAAGCTGTGTACGAGGCGATCGTCTCGTTCTTCGCGCCGAAGGTGCTCGCGGGCCGCAAGCTCCTGATCACCGCCGGCCCGACCTTCGAGCCGCTCGATCCGGTGCGCGGCATCACCAACCGCTCGAGCGGCAAGATGGGCTTCGCGCTCGCGCGCGCCGCGCAGCAGGCGGGCGCCGAGGTGCATCTGGTTGCGGGTCCGGTCGGGCTGGCAACGCCGTGGGGCGTGTATCGCGAAGACGTTCAAACCGCCCAGCAGATGTACGACGCCGTCATGCGCGCCGCAACCGGCTCCGATGTCTTCATCGGCGTGGCGGCCGTGGCCGACTGGCGCGTCGATCACGTTGCCGAGCACAAGATCAAGAAGACGGCCGAGCACCGCATGCCGACGTTCACGTTCGTCGAGAACCCGGACATCCTCGCCTCGGTCGCGGCGCTGCCGAATCCGCCGTACTGCGTGGGCTTCGCCGCCGAAAGCGGCGACCTCGACGTGCACGGCGAAGAAAAGCGCGCGCGCAAGAAGGTGCCGCTCCTGATCGGCAATCTCGGCCCGCTCACCTTCGGCCAGGACGACAATGAAGTCGTGCTGTTCGAGGCGGCAGGCCGCACGCCGCTGCCGCGCGCGGCCAAGCAGGCGCTCGCGCAGACGCTCGTCGCCGAGATCGCGCGGCGTCTGCCCGACCAGAGCATCATCTCGTGA
- a CDS encoding LLM class flavin-dependent oxidoreductase: protein MTLLSVLDQSPVIAGHSAADAIAATIELAQLADDLGYTRYWCAEHHGLLGVCNPCPEVMLARLGGVTKRIRIGSGGIMLPYYSPFKIAEQFMMLEALFPGRVDLGVGRAPGGDMRTAQAVAAGVYNRGDQFTQQVQDLVGLMDGKLPADHLAHGVVLQPQIDTRPQLWVLGSSDFGGILAAQLGLRFSFAHFINAHFGHLVAEAYLDRFKPGHEAKPYLACAVFAICADTEAEAADLEKAVDLRRVQMAYGLNAPIPSLEQGRAQEYGEREQIVIDREKPRSVIGTPESVTERLLAIKDNFRADELIVLTVAGSYKARLRSYELLAEAFQLPRA, encoded by the coding sequence ATGACACTGCTTTCCGTACTGGACCAGTCGCCCGTCATCGCCGGGCACAGCGCGGCAGACGCCATCGCCGCCACCATCGAACTCGCACAGCTTGCCGACGACCTCGGCTACACGCGCTATTGGTGCGCCGAACACCACGGCCTGCTGGGCGTGTGCAACCCGTGCCCCGAAGTCATGCTCGCGCGCCTTGGCGGCGTGACGAAGCGCATCCGCATCGGCTCGGGCGGCATCATGCTGCCCTATTACAGCCCGTTCAAGATCGCCGAGCAGTTCATGATGCTCGAGGCGCTCTTTCCGGGGCGCGTCGATCTTGGTGTCGGGCGCGCGCCGGGCGGCGACATGCGTACGGCGCAGGCCGTGGCCGCGGGCGTGTACAACCGCGGCGACCAGTTCACGCAGCAAGTGCAGGATCTCGTCGGCCTGATGGACGGCAAGCTCCCCGCCGACCACCTCGCGCACGGCGTGGTACTGCAGCCGCAGATCGACACGCGCCCGCAGCTCTGGGTGCTCGGTTCGAGCGACTTCGGCGGCATCCTCGCCGCGCAGCTCGGGCTGCGCTTCTCGTTCGCGCACTTCATCAACGCGCACTTCGGGCATCTCGTCGCAGAGGCGTATCTCGACCGCTTCAAGCCGGGCCACGAGGCGAAACCGTATCTCGCATGCGCCGTGTTCGCGATCTGCGCCGACACCGAAGCCGAAGCCGCGGACCTCGAAAAGGCCGTCGACCTACGCCGCGTGCAGATGGCCTACGGCCTGAACGCGCCGATTCCGAGCCTCGAGCAGGGGCGCGCGCAGGAGTACGGCGAGCGCGAGCAGATCGTGATCGACCGCGAGAAGCCGCGCAGCGTGATCGGCACACCTGAGAGCGTCACGGAGCGCCTGCTCGCGATCAAGGACAACTTTCGTGCCGACGAACTGATCGTGCTGACCGTTGCGGGCAGCTACAAGGCTCGTCTGCGCTCTTATGAACTTCTCGCCGAGGCGTTCCAGCTGCCTCGCGCCTGA
- the dut gene encoding dUTP diphosphatase: MKIDIKILNERMRDQLPHYATPGSAGLDLRACLDAPITLEPGETKLVPTGLAIHVADPGYAALILPRSGLGHKHGIVLGNLVGLIDSDYQGELMISTWNRGHTTFTLNPLERLAQLVIVPVVQAQFNIVDDFEASERGAGGFGSTGKH; the protein is encoded by the coding sequence ATGAAAATCGACATCAAGATCCTGAACGAGCGCATGCGCGACCAACTGCCCCATTACGCTACGCCGGGCAGCGCCGGGCTCGACCTGCGCGCGTGCCTCGACGCGCCGATCACGCTCGAACCGGGCGAAACGAAGCTCGTGCCGACGGGTCTCGCCATCCACGTGGCCGACCCCGGCTACGCGGCGCTGATCCTGCCGCGCTCGGGCCTCGGCCACAAGCACGGCATCGTGCTCGGCAACCTCGTTGGCCTGATCGACTCGGACTACCAGGGGGAACTGATGATTTCGACCTGGAACCGTGGCCATACTACCTTCACGCTCAATCCGCTGGAGCGCCTCGCGCAGCTCGTGATCGTGCCGGTCGTGCAAGCGCAGTTCAACATCGTCGACGACTTCGAGGCGAGCGAACGCGGCGCGGGCGGTTTCGGCAGCACGGGCAAGCACTAA